In the genome of Dyadobacter fermentans DSM 18053, the window CCCATTCTCTCAAAATAAATGGTTCAAATTCGTCGTCCCAGGCAGTTTTAGGGTATTGGACTTCTTTTTTGCGCTGGCGCCGGAACTGGTAGTATTCCACCCACCGGCCTATTTTCTTGCCCGAATCGTATTTGCCGTTCGCGGCAAGCTGGCCTTCCTTATAAAATTGCAGATATTCGCCTTCCACCTCGCCAAACGCGATCGGCACCACTTCTTTTACCTGCGTGTGCGCGGAATCGTAATAGGTGATGCGTGACTCGGCTGGGAATCCACGGTTCCAGACAGCCTTGTCGATCAAGTTGTATTTCGTATCGTATTTCACCCAGCGGCCGTCCTTCACACCCATGTAGTAATAGCCTTCCTCGATCAGGTTTTCACCGCTATATTTTTTATAGGAGCCGTGAAGCGGCAATGCCTGCGCTTTGTCCTTGATCACCGATGAGCTCAGTTTGCGGCCCTTTTTATCGTACCAGCGCGTCTCGGTAGCCCGCACGTATTGATCGATGGGTTTGAATTCCTTCAAAACATGGAAATTCTCGACCGTAGCACGGTCGCCGCTGCCGTACTTGACCGACATCGCCTGCATTTGAACGCCTTCATATTGTACTTTCGCAA includes:
- a CDS encoding toxin-antitoxin system YwqK family antitoxin is translated as MQRVALFCGFFTICLSVSAFAQDGQKDAAAPAWLPKEQVKKDTAARSNDLKSFVSGLDPVMGASVPGGKGKSTNLSTLFGETIPDLGLRVKEYKSQKKDRKARKEKARLAKVQYEGVQMQAMSVKYGSGDRATVENFHVLKEFKPIDQYVRATETRWYDKKGRKLSSSVIKDKAQALPLHGSYKKYSGENLIEEGYYYMGVKDGRWVKYDTKYNLIDKAVWNRGFPAESRITYYDSAHTQVKEVVPIAFGEVEGEYLQFYKEGQLAANGKYDSGKKIGRWVEYYQFRRQRKKEVQYPKTAWDDEFEPFILREWDDKGKLLYDYTKDPRASVEEEETEN